One stretch of Chryseobacterium fluminis DNA includes these proteins:
- a CDS encoding glycosyltransferase yields the protein MRKKIITSAFSNLSTDQRIEKICRTLYENGYEIELLGNNWGGAEKMSRPYKVSRIPLISTSLKTAYFEFNWKLYRELKRKADKSTVLHANDLDALLPNYWLAKKLGIPLVFDSHEIFSEMPAIQGKMSQKLWRYLEKKMVPDIQFMITASSGYADWFKNKYNVDATVVQNAPRKLSGSIEIPENKPRILLYQGVINPFRGIDKAILAMHHLDNIIFKIAGDGPMKKEYEDLVTRENLQHKVCFLGKLLPEDLRKITPTADCGMSIEENGGESYFYSLPNKVLDGIQARIPLILSNLPEMQNIKRQFDIGEIIKDHRPESIAEAIRKVLDKGRKNYLPELDKAADFLCWENEEIKLLKIFDKASASL from the coding sequence ATGCGTAAGAAAATTATTACGTCTGCTTTCAGTAATTTATCCACAGATCAGCGCATTGAAAAGATATGCAGAACTTTGTACGAAAATGGCTACGAGATAGAATTGCTGGGGAATAACTGGGGTGGTGCAGAGAAAATGTCCAGACCTTACAAGGTTTCAAGAATACCTTTAATCTCCACGAGTTTAAAAACTGCTTATTTTGAATTCAACTGGAAATTATACCGTGAATTAAAGAGAAAAGCGGATAAGAGTACAGTTCTGCACGCCAATGACTTGGATGCACTGCTTCCAAATTATTGGCTGGCTAAAAAACTAGGTATTCCCCTGGTTTTCGACAGTCATGAAATCTTCTCGGAAATGCCTGCCATTCAGGGTAAAATGTCACAGAAACTGTGGAGATATCTTGAAAAGAAAATGGTGCCGGATATACAGTTTATGATAACGGCAAGTTCCGGATATGCAGATTGGTTCAAAAATAAGTACAACGTTGATGCTACTGTCGTTCAGAATGCTCCGAGAAAATTATCCGGAAGTATCGAAATACCTGAAAATAAGCCCAGAATCCTACTGTATCAGGGAGTAATCAACCCGTTCCGTGGGATCGATAAAGCGATTTTGGCAATGCATCACTTGGATAATATTATTTTTAAGATTGCCGGTGACGGCCCTATGAAAAAAGAATATGAAGACCTGGTTACCAGAGAAAACCTTCAGCATAAAGTTTGTTTTTTGGGGAAATTACTTCCTGAAGATCTAAGAAAAATAACGCCGACGGCAGATTGCGGCATGAGCATCGAAGAAAATGGTGGGGAAAGCTATTTTTATTCCTTACCTAATAAAGTTTTGGATGGTATCCAGGCACGGATTCCGTTGATACTGTCAAATCTTCCTGAAATGCAGAATATTAAGCGACAATTTGACATTGGTGAAATTATTAAAGACCATCGACCGGAAAGTATTGCAGAAGCAATCCGGAAAGTTTTGGATAAAGGAAGAAAAAATTATCTGCCTGAACTTGATAAAGCGGCGGATTTTCTCTGTTGGGAGAATGAAGAAATAAAATTATTAAAGATTTTTGATAAGGCTTCAGCTTCTTTATGA
- a CDS encoding DUF4411 family protein — MNTKANTYCLDANVLIQAWQKYYNPTFCPDYWDILIELGKQEKIFIPEYVYEEIVRTEDDLSKWLKSSKIPIKKVSEQVANCLKNIYSSNPNHINLVDNTRARSLADPWVIAHSIHENATVVTKEEKVTALNSSKIKIPNVCDNMGVRWINDFQFIHELDLKFKCFLSK; from the coding sequence ATGAATACAAAGGCAAATACATATTGTTTAGATGCCAATGTGCTAATTCAAGCATGGCAAAAATATTACAATCCAACATTTTGTCCAGACTATTGGGATATATTGATTGAACTTGGCAAACAAGAAAAGATATTTATTCCTGAATATGTTTATGAAGAAATAGTAAGAACAGAAGATGATCTTTCTAAATGGTTGAAAAGCAGCAAAATTCCAATTAAAAAGGTAAGTGAACAAGTTGCAAATTGTTTAAAAAATATTTACTCATCAAATCCTAATCATATAAACTTAGTAGATAATACAAGAGCGCGTTCATTAGCAGATCCTTGGGTAATTGCACACTCAATACATGAAAATGCTACTGTTGTAACAAAAGAAGAAAAGGTAACTGCATTAAATTCCAGCAAAATAAAGATTCCAAATGTTTGCGACAATATGGGTGTACGTTGGATAAATGATTTTCAATTCATTCATGAATTAGACCTAAAGTTTAAATGTTTCTTGTCGAAATAA
- a CDS encoding ATP-dependent Clp protease ATP-binding subunit has protein sequence MDYKFSQGLSQVFKQSKSEAKRLKSEFLNTEHLLLGIIKTENSAKEILQNLNADLTQIRRKIETLNTAGLNPISEEVTNISFTKMADHAIKRAELECRQYKSNEINTVHLLLGILYKYEDPTSSILGAYDIDYEGVSKEYHTMLKNSGQAPQMSAYDDDDEREDFEQMRKPTGNLGSAKSKTPTLDNFGRDLTSLARDGKLDPVIGREKEIERVSQILSRRKKNNPLLIGEPGVGKSAIAEGLALRIQQKKVSRVLFGKRVITLDLASLVAGTKYRGQFEERMKAIMTELEKNRDVILFIDELHTIVGAGSSTGSLDASNMFKPALARGEIQCIGATTLDEYRQYIEKDGALERRFQKVMVEPTSIEETVQILNQIKDKYEEHHNVVYTPEAILACVNLTSRYITDRFLPDKAIDAMDEAGSRVYIKNMKVPTEIIDFEKKIEDIKEMKQKAVKAQDYLEARKLKDEEERLQMELNAAQDKWDKDVKEKKETVTDENVAEVVSMMSGVPVTKVGKNELDKLAQMDEKLNGKVIGQEDAVKKVVKAIQRNRAGLKDPNRPIGTFIFLGTTGVGKTELAKVMARELFESDESLIRIDMSEYMEKFAVSRLVGAPPGYVGYEEGGQLTEAVRRKPYAVVLLDEIEKAHPDVFNILLQILDEGHVTDSLGRKIDFRNTIIILTSNIGTRDLKDFGDGVGFGTSAKKTNTDSRARSTIENALKKAFAPEFLNRIDDIVIFNSLEQTDIKKIIDLELNKLYSRLEKLGYKVELTDEAKNFISEKGWDKDFGARPLKRAIQKYIEDLLAEMLVNKQLNEGETVVLDLNEAKDALAGKTSKPKKSAEKSSQS, from the coding sequence ATGGATTATAAGTTTTCACAAGGTTTGAGCCAGGTGTTCAAACAAAGCAAAAGCGAAGCTAAACGGCTGAAAAGTGAATTTCTTAATACAGAACATCTACTTTTAGGTATTATAAAAACGGAAAACTCTGCAAAAGAAATCCTTCAGAACCTTAATGCGGATTTAACACAAATCAGAAGAAAAATTGAAACCCTAAATACAGCAGGTCTTAATCCTATTTCTGAGGAAGTTACCAATATTTCTTTCACCAAGATGGCAGATCACGCGATCAAACGTGCAGAGTTAGAATGCAGACAATATAAAAGTAATGAAATCAATACGGTTCATTTACTTTTAGGTATTCTTTATAAATATGAAGACCCAACCTCAAGTATATTAGGAGCATATGACATCGACTATGAAGGCGTTTCAAAAGAGTATCACACCATGCTTAAAAACTCCGGTCAGGCACCACAAATGAGTGCTTATGATGACGATGATGAAAGAGAGGATTTTGAGCAGATGAGAAAGCCTACGGGAAATTTAGGCTCTGCCAAAAGTAAAACTCCTACCCTTGATAACTTCGGTAGAGACTTAACTTCTCTGGCTCGGGACGGTAAGCTGGATCCTGTCATCGGACGTGAAAAAGAAATTGAAAGAGTTTCCCAGATTTTATCAAGAAGAAAGAAAAACAATCCTTTGCTTATCGGTGAGCCGGGTGTCGGTAAATCTGCAATTGCTGAAGGATTAGCATTAAGAATTCAGCAGAAGAAAGTATCCCGTGTTCTTTTTGGTAAACGAGTGATTACCCTGGATCTGGCCAGTTTAGTGGCAGGTACGAAATACCGTGGTCAGTTTGAAGAAAGAATGAAAGCGATCATGACAGAACTCGAGAAAAATCGGGATGTCATCTTATTTATTGACGAGCTTCATACGATCGTCGGTGCAGGAAGTTCCACCGGAAGCTTAGATGCTTCTAATATGTTTAAACCTGCATTGGCCAGAGGTGAGATCCAATGTATTGGTGCCACTACTCTTGATGAATACCGTCAGTATATTGAAAAGGACGGTGCGTTGGAAAGAAGATTCCAAAAAGTAATGGTGGAACCGACTTCTATTGAAGAAACCGTGCAGATTCTGAATCAGATTAAAGACAAATATGAGGAGCATCATAATGTAGTTTACACGCCTGAAGCTATTTTAGCGTGTGTAAACCTGACCTCACGATATATTACAGACCGTTTCCTACCGGACAAGGCGATTGATGCCATGGACGAAGCGGGATCCCGTGTCTATATTAAAAATATGAAGGTTCCTACTGAAATCATCGATTTTGAGAAGAAAATCGAGGATATCAAAGAAATGAAGCAGAAAGCGGTAAAAGCTCAGGATTATCTTGAAGCCAGAAAGCTGAAGGATGAAGAAGAAAGACTTCAGATGGAACTGAATGCTGCCCAGGATAAATGGGATAAGGATGTGAAGGAGAAAAAAGAAACCGTAACCGATGAAAATGTAGCGGAAGTGGTTTCTATGATGAGTGGTGTTCCGGTAACAAAAGTAGGTAAAAATGAGCTTGATAAATTAGCTCAGATGGACGAAAAACTAAACGGAAAAGTAATCGGTCAGGAAGACGCTGTGAAAAAGGTTGTCAAAGCAATTCAGAGAAACAGAGCAGGGCTGAAAGATCCGAACCGTCCTATCGGAACCTTTATCTTCTTAGGAACTACCGGAGTCGGTAAAACTGAGCTGGCTAAAGTTATGGCAAGAGAGTTGTTCGAATCTGACGAGTCTCTGATCAGAATCGATATGAGTGAATACATGGAAAAATTCGCAGTTTCAAGATTGGTTGGAGCGCCTCCGGGATACGTTGGTTATGAAGAAGGCGGTCAGTTAACAGAAGCTGTAAGAAGAAAGCCTTATGCTGTGGTTCTTCTGGATGAGATTGAAAAAGCTCACCCTGATGTATTTAACATTTTATTGCAGATCCTGGATGAAGGTCATGTTACCGATAGCTTAGGCAGAAAAATTGATTTCAGAAATACCATTATCATTCTGACATCAAACATCGGAACAAGAGATCTTAAAGATTTTGGTGATGGTGTAGGATTCGGAACATCAGCTAAAAAGACCAATACTGATTCCAGAGCAAGAAGCACCATTGAAAATGCGCTTAAAAAAGCATTTGCTCCGGAATTCTTAAACAGAATTGATGATATTGTAATCTTTAATTCTCTTGAACAGACTGATATTAAGAAAATCATTGATCTTGAGCTTAACAAACTTTACAGCAGACTTGAAAAATTAGGCTATAAAGTAGAGTTAACCGACGAAGCGAAAAACTTTATTTCTGAAAAAGGCTGGGATAAAGATTTTGGTGCGAGACCGTTAAAAAGGGCCATCCAGAAATACATTGAAGATTTACTAGCGGAAATGCTTGTAAATAAACAGTTAAATGAAGGAGAAACTGTAGTTCTTGATCTCAATGAGGCGAAAGATGCCTTGGCAGGGAAAACTTCAAAACCGAAAAAATCGGCGGAAAAGTCTTCTCAATCATAG
- the mnmA gene encoding tRNA 2-thiouridine(34) synthase MnmA, with amino-acid sequence MKVVVGLSGGVDSSVTAYLLQQQGHEVVALFMRNWNDASVTLEDECPWIEDSNDALMVAQKLGIPFQVIDMSDLYKERIVDYMFDEYQRGRTPNPDVLCNREVKFDVFMKTAMSLGADKVATGHYARVDSTFDESGKEIFHLLAGKDNNKDQSYFLCQLSQDQLSKALFPIGELTKPQVREIAKEIGLVTADKKDSQGLCFIGKVSLPQFLQQQLVPKEGEIVEIFKDSPLFAQETPQFSSKQKELEHLSQKIHYKKANGKVIGKHQGAQFFTIGQSKGLGIGGHKESCFIVSRDMENNIIFVGEGHSFPGLHKKALKVDNSELHWVREDLRLNIGESMEVMARFRYRQALQPAKIFQFEDAFYMEFEEPQSAIAEGQFASWYIGDELIGSGVIA; translated from the coding sequence ATGAAAGTAGTAGTAGGCCTCTCAGGAGGTGTAGATTCGAGTGTGACCGCTTATTTGCTGCAACAGCAAGGTCATGAAGTGGTGGCATTGTTTATGAGAAACTGGAACGATGCTTCAGTAACGCTGGAAGATGAATGTCCCTGGATCGAGGACAGTAATGATGCCTTAATGGTTGCTCAAAAGCTTGGGATTCCTTTCCAGGTGATTGATATGAGTGATCTTTATAAGGAAAGAATCGTGGATTATATGTTCGACGAATACCAGAGAGGAAGAACGCCGAATCCTGATGTTCTGTGTAACAGAGAGGTAAAGTTCGATGTTTTTATGAAGACGGCGATGTCTTTAGGAGCAGATAAAGTGGCAACCGGACATTATGCAAGAGTGGATTCAACCTTTGATGAAAGCGGAAAAGAAATTTTTCATTTACTGGCAGGCAAGGATAACAATAAAGATCAGTCTTATTTTTTGTGCCAGTTGAGCCAGGATCAGCTGTCAAAAGCTTTGTTCCCGATTGGAGAACTTACCAAACCCCAGGTCAGAGAAATTGCGAAAGAAATCGGGCTGGTAACAGCTGATAAAAAAGATTCGCAGGGATTGTGCTTTATTGGGAAAGTGAGTTTACCCCAGTTTTTACAACAGCAACTCGTTCCAAAAGAAGGCGAAATTGTAGAAATCTTCAAAGATTCTCCTCTTTTCGCTCAGGAAACTCCTCAGTTTTCATCAAAACAGAAAGAGTTGGAACATTTAAGTCAAAAAATACATTATAAAAAAGCTAATGGAAAAGTGATCGGAAAGCATCAGGGGGCTCAGTTTTTCACGATCGGTCAAAGTAAAGGCCTTGGGATTGGCGGCCACAAAGAAAGCTGTTTTATCGTTTCCAGAGATATGGAAAATAATATTATTTTCGTGGGAGAAGGACATAGCTTCCCCGGATTGCATAAGAAAGCTTTAAAAGTAGATAATTCCGAATTGCATTGGGTAAGAGAAGATCTTAGACTGAACATCGGGGAATCTATGGAAGTTATGGCCAGATTCCGTTACAGACAGGCTTTGCAGCCTGCAAAAATCTTCCAGTTTGAGGATGCTTTTTATATGGAGTTTGAAGAACCGCAGTCAGCCATTGCTGAGGGACAGTTTGCATCGTGGTATATCGGTGATGAACTTATCGGAAGCGGGGTAATTGCTTAG
- a CDS encoding SufE family protein: MTIKEKQQELIEEFAFLEDWEQKYEYIIDLGKELKGLAEDKKNDENLIKGCQSKVWIDAEFKDGKLFFEADSDGILPKGIVSLLVSIYSGHSTQEILDSDFEFISEIGLQEFLSPSRANGLMAMTKQIKFYAVAYQLKS, translated from the coding sequence ATGACCATTAAAGAAAAACAGCAGGAGCTTATTGAGGAATTTGCGTTTCTTGAGGATTGGGAGCAGAAATATGAATATATCATCGACCTCGGAAAGGAGCTGAAAGGACTTGCTGAAGATAAAAAAAATGATGAAAATTTAATTAAAGGCTGCCAGAGTAAAGTTTGGATCGATGCGGAATTTAAAGATGGGAAACTTTTTTTCGAGGCTGATTCCGACGGAATTTTACCTAAGGGAATTGTGTCTTTGCTGGTAAGCATCTACAGTGGTCATTCTACACAGGAAATCTTGGATTCTGATTTCGAATTTATTTCTGAAATCGGGTTGCAGGAATTTCTCTCTCCTTCCAGAGCCAACGGATTAATGGCGATGACAAAACAAATAAAGTTCTATGCAGTTGCCTACCAACTGAAATCATAA
- a CDS encoding glycosyltransferase family 9 protein, which produces MTRILAYRFSAFGDVAMTAPVFREFLEQNPEVEIIMVSRSNFENLFADIPNVIFKGINLDDYKGFFGLNRLANELIKEFRPDLIANLHDVIRTKVLDKIYRRKGFKVFKINKGKEEKEHLTDIWNLNKVQLKKTTERYADVFREMGFNVVLSHRLRPTSTSKSGIGFAPFAQHKGKMLPLEKSYELVRILAQKHKIYFFGGGKQETETLERWEREIPNTQSLSGKLSLKEELNKISELELMISMDSANMHLASLMGTRCISIWGSTHPYAGFLGFGQNEEDVVQVKDLTCRPCSVFGDKECYRGDWACLEELNLQKIIQKI; this is translated from the coding sequence GTGACCAGAATCTTAGCATATCGTTTTTCCGCTTTTGGTGACGTTGCAATGACCGCACCTGTTTTCCGTGAGTTTTTAGAACAAAATCCGGAGGTGGAAATCATTATGGTTTCCAGAAGCAATTTTGAGAATTTATTTGCTGATATACCCAATGTTATATTCAAAGGAATCAACTTGGATGATTATAAGGGTTTCTTTGGATTAAACAGGCTTGCGAATGAGCTCATTAAAGAATTCAGGCCGGATTTAATCGCCAATCTTCATGATGTTATCAGGACTAAAGTTTTAGATAAAATTTATAGGAGAAAGGGGTTTAAAGTATTTAAGATCAATAAAGGAAAAGAGGAGAAAGAACATTTAACCGACATCTGGAATCTCAATAAAGTTCAGCTGAAAAAAACAACAGAGCGGTATGCGGATGTTTTTCGTGAAATGGGCTTTAATGTAGTATTATCTCATCGGCTGAGACCGACCTCCACATCTAAATCCGGGATTGGTTTTGCACCTTTTGCCCAGCATAAAGGAAAAATGCTGCCGTTGGAAAAATCTTACGAATTAGTAAGAATATTGGCTCAAAAGCATAAAATCTATTTCTTCGGAGGCGGAAAACAAGAGACTGAAACCCTGGAAAGATGGGAAAGGGAAATACCCAACACCCAAAGTCTGTCAGGAAAACTGAGCCTTAAGGAGGAACTCAATAAAATTTCTGAACTGGAACTCATGATCTCTATGGACTCTGCCAATATGCATCTGGCAAGTCTCATGGGAACCAGATGCATCTCTATCTGGGGATCTACTCATCCTTACGCAGGGTTCTTAGGCTTTGGACAGAATGAGGAGGATGTGGTTCAGGTAAAGGATCTTACCTGCAGGCCATGTTCTGTTTTTGGTGATAAAGAATGTTATCGCGGTGACTGGGCTTGTCTGGAAGAGCTTAACCTACAGAAAATTATACAGAAAATTTAA
- a CDS encoding XRE family transcriptional regulator, with protein MADKAYITPNVLKWARESARMSEEIAAAKVTVSIEKIREWEEGISQPTIRQAQTLAKSYKRPFALFFLPDIPRDFQPLQDFRKSGSKSLTTSSIFIIREIQQKQAWIRDVYSDSQEQKLPFVGLFNINSNPEKVAKDILETLNINPLFYKSDNPIKEWIDAAEINGIFISRTSFIHSRLKLDSDELQGFAIADSYAPFIFVNSEDWNAPQLFTLVHELAHIWIAETGISNEVEPNLKQKDKFHPVELFCNEVAANALMPKEIILNFDASLFQSSKGIFKIAKQLGVSSFALLVRALNLNIISVNTYQDLKKQADKNFAEYLIREAEKKAKQKDKENPGGPNYFLLQLNRNSRLFTQTVLDAFRGGYIEPTLASNLLNVQVNKFQKLESQLVR; from the coding sequence ATGGCAGACAAAGCATACATAACACCAAATGTTCTAAAATGGGCAAGGGAATCGGCAAGAATGTCCGAGGAAATTGCTGCTGCCAAAGTTACTGTGTCTATTGAAAAGATAAGGGAATGGGAAGAAGGAATTAGCCAACCTACTATTAGACAAGCGCAGACATTAGCTAAATCATATAAAAGACCTTTTGCACTTTTCTTTTTACCAGACATTCCTCGAGACTTTCAACCTTTGCAAGACTTTAGAAAATCGGGTTCGAAATCGCTGACAACATCTTCAATTTTTATAATTAGAGAAATACAACAAAAACAAGCGTGGATAAGGGATGTTTATTCAGATAGTCAAGAACAAAAACTTCCATTTGTTGGACTATTCAATATTAATTCAAATCCTGAGAAAGTAGCAAAAGACATACTTGAAACTTTAAATATTAATCCATTATTTTACAAATCTGATAATCCAATAAAAGAGTGGATTGACGCAGCGGAAATCAATGGAATATTTATCTCACGGACAAGTTTCATTCATTCTAGATTAAAATTGGACTCTGACGAATTGCAAGGTTTTGCAATTGCAGACTCATATGCTCCATTCATATTTGTAAATTCAGAAGATTGGAATGCTCCACAACTTTTTACACTAGTTCATGAACTAGCACATATTTGGATTGCGGAAACTGGTATTTCAAATGAAGTTGAACCTAATCTGAAACAAAAAGATAAATTTCATCCTGTCGAATTATTTTGCAACGAAGTTGCAGCAAATGCTTTGATGCCTAAAGAAATAATATTAAATTTTGATGCTTCATTATTTCAATCTTCAAAAGGTATTTTTAAAATTGCTAAACAATTAGGAGTTAGTTCGTTTGCATTGTTGGTAAGAGCATTAAACCTTAATATTATTTCAGTTAATACTTATCAAGATCTCAAAAAACAAGCGGATAAAAATTTTGCAGAATACCTAATAAGAGAAGCAGAAAAGAAAGCAAAACAAAAAGATAAGGAAAATCCAGGTGGACCAAATTATTTTTTACTACAATTAAATAGAAATAGTAGACTATTTACACAAACTGTTTTAGATGCATTTCGGGGTGGATATATTGAACCAACTTTGGCTAGTAATCTTTTAAATGTCCAAGTAAATAAATTTCAAAAATTAGAATCTCAATTAGTTAGATGA
- a CDS encoding uroporphyrinogen decarboxylase: MNPEIATYIGYSASLFIVLSFILKDIRKIRIVNMIGCICFVIYGIFSGMLWPVIIPNGLICFIQIYHLLNGKKG, translated from the coding sequence ATGAATCCCGAAATTGCTACCTATATCGGATATTCCGCTTCCCTTTTTATTGTGCTGAGCTTCATACTGAAAGACATAAGGAAAATCAGAATTGTCAACATGATCGGCTGTATCTGTTTTGTCATTTATGGAATCTTCAGCGGAATGCTTTGGCCTGTCATCATACCCAACGGCTTAATCTGTTTTATTCAGATTTACCATTTGCTCAACGGAAAAAAGGGCTGA
- a CDS encoding DUF4280 domain-containing protein encodes MSLKQKVVQGALCQCQFGTTPDKLKVLTQQKYFINDFNGSSKLAATHKDIGLTFEKNTFGSCKKMNNSPCTASVTEWSGYYEKEKYSPPDGFILLEDSKATCPIGGKDCISILKTGQIGEPSESSIQNGDEELQSHINPVLNLKNNALTYPYDLLNAR; translated from the coding sequence ATGTCCTTAAAACAAAAGGTAGTACAGGGAGCCTTGTGCCAATGTCAGTTTGGTACTACTCCGGACAAACTAAAAGTACTTACCCAGCAGAAGTACTTCATTAATGACTTTAACGGCAGTTCGAAATTGGCTGCTACTCATAAAGATATAGGCCTTACTTTCGAAAAAAACACATTCGGCTCCTGTAAAAAGATGAACAACAGCCCCTGCACAGCCAGTGTTACAGAATGGAGCGGCTACTATGAAAAAGAAAAATACTCTCCCCCTGACGGATTTATTTTACTGGAAGACAGCAAGGCCACCTGTCCTATTGGCGGAAAAGACTGCATCAGCATTTTGAAAACCGGGCAGATCGGGGAGCCTTCCGAAAGCAGTATTCAGAATGGAGATGAAGAATTACAGTCTCATATCAATCCTGTCCTGAATTTAAAAAATAATGCCCTTACTTATCCTTACGATCTGTTAAATGCAAGATAA
- a CDS encoding bifunctional folylpolyglutamate synthase/dihydrofolate synthase, which yields MTNEQYQEAVEWLFVQAPNYQIDGEKAYKPGLDNIKRLCDFFDNPQKKIKCIHIGGTNGKGSSSNMLASVLQEEGYKTGLYNSPHLIDFTERIKINGENCDKEFVYNFIQKLKNLPKDILPSFFEFTTIMAFEYFHQKNADFAIIEVGLGGRLDSTNIITPLVAAITNVELDHQNILGNTIEEIAGEKAGIIKPGISIISGDDNETVKEIIRSKAIEENAPFVDASLLTTDLSSDLKGNYQKKNIKTVLALIEELRKLNIVISDRSIEEGLLHVHQNTKFIGRWFEFSKNPLIICDTGHNQAGLAYVFDQLNSINKHKHIILGFVNDKKIDEVMNILPDDSEFYFAKPAIHRGRPPQEYENLLVNAKISYKIFDTVQDAYLSAKEECTNEEMIFIGGSNFVVGEFLEKNLEISK from the coding sequence ATGACAAACGAACAATATCAGGAAGCTGTAGAATGGCTCTTTGTACAGGCTCCGAATTATCAGATCGATGGAGAGAAAGCTTATAAGCCTGGTTTGGATAATATTAAAAGGCTCTGTGATTTTTTTGATAATCCTCAAAAAAAAATTAAATGTATCCACATTGGCGGCACAAACGGGAAAGGTTCCTCAAGCAATATGCTCGCTTCAGTACTGCAGGAAGAAGGTTACAAAACAGGTTTATATAATTCACCCCATCTTATTGATTTTACAGAACGTATCAAAATAAACGGTGAAAATTGTGATAAGGAATTTGTATATAATTTTATCCAGAAGCTTAAAAACCTTCCGAAAGATATTCTTCCTTCGTTTTTCGAATTTACCACGATTATGGCTTTTGAGTATTTTCACCAAAAAAATGCAGATTTTGCTATCATTGAAGTAGGCTTGGGAGGGAGATTGGATTCTACCAACATTATCACCCCTTTAGTTGCCGCAATTACTAATGTAGAGCTCGACCATCAGAATATCCTGGGAAATACCATCGAAGAAATTGCAGGTGAAAAAGCGGGAATAATTAAGCCCGGTATATCCATCATCTCCGGAGATGACAATGAAACAGTAAAAGAGATTATCAGAAGCAAAGCCATTGAAGAGAATGCTCCCTTCGTGGATGCAAGTCTGCTGACCACGGATTTGTCATCCGATCTGAAAGGAAATTACCAGAAAAAAAATATCAAAACCGTTCTTGCTTTAATTGAAGAACTAAGAAAATTAAATATCGTTATTTCTGATCGAAGTATTGAAGAAGGCCTTTTACACGTTCATCAGAATACAAAATTTATCGGCCGTTGGTTTGAATTTTCAAAAAACCCACTGATCATTTGTGACACCGGACACAACCAGGCAGGTTTAGCCTATGTTTTTGACCAGTTAAATTCAATAAATAAACACAAACATATTATTTTAGGTTTTGTAAATGATAAAAAAATAGATGAGGTGATGAATATATTACCGGACGATTCTGAATTTTATTTTGCAAAACCGGCGATCCACAGGGGAAGGCCGCCTCAGGAGTATGAAAATCTTCTGGTGAATGCAAAAATTTCTTACAAAATTTTCGACACGGTACAGGATGCGTATCTTTCTGCAAAAGAGGAATGTACAAATGAAGAAATGATTTTTATCGGCGGAAGCAACTTTGTAGTCGGAGAATTTTTAGAAAAAAATTTGGAGATTTCCAAATAA